From the genome of Scytonema hofmannii PCC 7110, one region includes:
- the bchM gene encoding magnesium protoporphyrin IX methyltransferase, which translates to MNVTDDKTIVKDYFNSTGFDRWRRIYGDGEVNKVQLDIRNGHQQTVDTVISWLTADNNLAGMSICDAGCGVGSLSIPLAQAGAKVYASDISDKMVEEAKERALNTLGQGENPTFAVQDLETLSGSYHTVICLDVLIHYPQDKAAEMISHLCSLSQSRLILSFAPKTFALSILKKIGSFFPGPSKATRAYLHREADVVKILESNGFSVQRQSMTKTSFYFSRLLEANRSS; encoded by the coding sequence ATGAACGTAACTGACGATAAAACCATTGTTAAGGACTATTTCAACTCCACAGGCTTTGACCGTTGGAGACGTATTTATGGTGATGGCGAAGTCAACAAAGTTCAGCTAGATATCCGTAACGGTCATCAACAAACTGTTGATACAGTCATATCCTGGTTGACAGCAGATAATAACTTAGCAGGAATGTCCATCTGCGATGCTGGATGTGGTGTAGGTAGTCTCAGCATTCCTCTTGCACAAGCAGGAGCAAAGGTCTACGCCAGTGATATTTCTGACAAAATGGTAGAAGAAGCCAAGGAACGGGCTTTAAATACCTTGGGACAGGGTGAAAACCCCACTTTTGCCGTGCAGGATTTAGAAACCTTAAGCGGTAGCTACCATACTGTTATCTGCTTGGATGTTCTCATCCACTATCCTCAAGATAAAGCAGCAGAGATGATTTCTCACCTTTGTTCTTTATCGCAGTCGCGACTTATTCTCAGTTTTGCACCGAAAACTTTTGCCCTCAGTATCTTAAAGAAGATCGGCAGTTTCTTTCCCGGTCCTAGTAAAGCAACTCGTGCCTATTTACACCGAGAGGCGGATGTAGTAAAGATTTTGGAAAGTAACGGATTTTCAGTGCAACGTCAATCCATGACTAAAACTAGCTTCTACTTCTCCCGCTTACTAGAAGCAAATCGAAGTAGTTAG
- the nagA gene encoding N-acetylglucosamine-6-phosphate deacetylase, producing the protein MTHRPIATPIDIINARVPGYKELQMLLVNHQGIVEHVLPMSQVLERVPPENLQVWDVGGDWISLGGVDLQINGALGLAFTDLSIENAYRLADICKFLWSLGIDAFLPTLVTTSVENVQRSLAVFAQYMANQEVGAKILGVHLEGPFLNYGKRGAHPAEYLLPLTLEEVKRVLGDRARIVKVITLAPELDLKGEVIPFLRSLGITVSLGHSQATAAQAQNAFELGATMVTHAFNVMPPLHHREPGLLGAAIVNPNVMCGFIADGQHVSPIMLQILLRASVSRTRQEIHEHLWDGLFLVSDALAPLGLPDGVYPWDNRQIEVKQGTARLFDGTLSGTTLPVLAGVQNLVKWEICDADKAIALATVAPRSAIGLPTIISNVPATQLLRWHLKESTKELSWQRMLPYALPTLA; encoded by the coding sequence ATGACGCATCGCCCTATTGCTACTCCGATAGACATTATTAACGCTAGGGTACCTGGATACAAAGAGTTACAGATGCTCTTGGTAAATCACCAGGGTATAGTTGAGCACGTTTTACCAATGTCTCAAGTTCTCGAACGAGTTCCGCCAGAAAATTTGCAAGTTTGGGATGTTGGGGGCGACTGGATTTCCTTGGGAGGTGTTGATTTACAAATTAACGGTGCGTTGGGATTGGCGTTTACTGACCTCTCAATAGAAAATGCTTACCGACTGGCAGATATTTGTAAATTTTTGTGGAGTTTGGGAATAGATGCTTTTCTTCCGACTCTTGTTACAACTTCAGTCGAAAATGTTCAGCGATCGCTTGCGGTCTTTGCTCAGTATATGGCGAACCAAGAAGTGGGTGCAAAAATTCTTGGCGTGCATTTAGAAGGACCATTTTTGAACTATGGCAAGCGTGGCGCACACCCAGCCGAGTATCTTTTACCACTGACTCTAGAAGAAGTCAAAAGAGTTTTGGGCGATCGCGCTCGCATTGTCAAGGTTATCACCCTAGCACCAGAGTTAGATCTTAAGGGTGAAGTGATTCCATTTTTACGTTCTTTGGGTATTACCGTTAGTCTAGGGCATTCTCAAGCTACAGCAGCCCAAGCACAAAATGCTTTTGAGTTAGGCGCAACAATGGTGACTCATGCTTTTAATGTCATGCCTCCATTACACCATCGCGAACCTGGATTATTAGGTGCAGCAATTGTGAACCCTAATGTCATGTGTGGTTTTATTGCCGATGGTCAGCACGTCTCCCCAATTATGTTACAAATTTTACTCCGTGCTAGCGTTTCTCGCACCAGGCAGGAGATACACGAACACTTGTGGGATGGGCTTTTCCTTGTTAGCGATGCCCTAGCCCCTTTGGGACTACCAGATGGGGTGTATCCTTGGGATAATCGCCAAATAGAAGTGAAACAAGGAACAGCACGTCTTTTTGATGGAACTTTATCAGGAACAACTCTTCCTGTACTTGCAGGTGTGCAAAACTTGGTGAAGTGGGAAATATGTGACGCGGATAAAGCGATCGCACTTGCTACGGTGGCACCAAGAAGCGCGATCGGTTTACCTACTATAATCTCTAACGTTCCTGCTACTCAACTGTTGCGCTGGCACTTAAAAGAATCCACAAAAGAACTGTCCTGGCAAAGGATGTTACCGTATGCGCTGCCAACCTTGGCGTGA
- the purE gene encoding 5-(carboxyamino)imidazole ribonucleotide mutase produces the protein MTPLVGIIMGSDSDLPTMQGAIAICEEFGVVCEVAIVSAHRTPERMVEYAKSAHQRGLKVIIAGAGGAAHLPGMVASLTPLPVIGVPVPSRHLQGVDSLYSIVQMPAGIPVATVAIGNAQNAGLLAIQILATHQPELQEQVQQYRQNLLETVTAKQTKLENLGYQEYLSQMRSPE, from the coding sequence ATGACTCCCCTTGTCGGCATTATCATGGGTAGCGATTCAGATCTACCAACCATGCAAGGAGCGATCGCAATTTGTGAAGAATTTGGCGTTGTCTGTGAAGTCGCGATTGTGAGCGCCCACCGTACTCCAGAACGCATGGTGGAGTATGCCAAATCGGCACACCAGCGCGGTCTGAAAGTCATCATTGCTGGTGCTGGTGGTGCTGCTCATCTTCCCGGAATGGTTGCGTCTTTAACTCCGCTTCCCGTCATCGGTGTTCCCGTTCCCAGCCGTCACTTACAAGGGGTTGATTCGCTGTACTCTATAGTACAAATGCCCGCAGGTATACCAGTCGCAACAGTTGCTATAGGTAATGCTCAAAATGCTGGTCTTTTGGCAATACAGATTCTTGCTACCCATCAGCCGGAACTACAAGAACAAGTGCAGCAATACCGCCAAAATTTACTAGAAACAGTTACAGCAAAGCAAACAAAGCTAGAAAATCTTGGCTATCAAGAATATCTCAGCCAAATGCGATCGCCTGAATAA
- a CDS encoding ammonium transporter, whose translation MIKSTNKNRLRTRNRRRLLHQGSSSQNYLFIKQLSGAIKRLSPSWQACIPIACMIVLAWGCAAVAQTPAPAGPTTAELKVAIDTLWVAIAAFLVFFMNAGFCMLETGFCRQKNAVNVLAKNLIVFALATVAFWAIGFGLMFGDGNDFIGLNGFFLQGADNSPATASAYKGIFSALNWAGVPLAAKFLFQLVFAGTAATIVSGAVAERIKFVDFLIFSLLLVGIAYAITGHWIWGGGWLYKKGFFDFAGSTVVHSVGGWAALMGAALLGPRIGKYQDGQIVALPGHNMSIATLGCLILWLGWFGFNPGSTMAADPNAITHIALTTNMAGAVGGIAATITAWLYLGKPDLSMIINGILAGLVAVTAPCAFVTIPSSFIIGLVAGVLVVFSVTFFDRIGIDDPVGATSVHLVCGIWGTLAVGLFAVGTGSAAFPWYTDGLGPAKGLFAGGGLGQLGVQFLGVLTVGGITVLLSTIFWLALKATLGIRVSREEEIEGLDIGEHGMEAYSGFVKEAGATGFTEAGIHSAAVARSGDIPNTL comes from the coding sequence ATGATAAAGAGCACAAACAAAAACAGATTGAGAACAAGAAACAGGCGGCGGTTGTTACATCAGGGTAGCAGCTCACAAAATTACTTATTTATCAAGCAATTGAGCGGAGCCATCAAACGGTTATCGCCAAGTTGGCAAGCTTGTATTCCAATAGCTTGCATGATTGTCCTGGCATGGGGCTGTGCAGCAGTTGCCCAAACCCCTGCACCAGCAGGACCAACCACAGCCGAATTGAAAGTTGCAATCGATACACTATGGGTAGCGATCGCAGCCTTCCTGGTATTTTTCATGAACGCCGGTTTCTGTATGTTAGAAACTGGTTTCTGCCGTCAGAAAAACGCGGTTAACGTACTTGCCAAAAACCTGATTGTATTTGCCCTTGCCACTGTTGCCTTTTGGGCGATTGGTTTTGGCTTGATGTTTGGTGACGGCAATGACTTCATCGGATTAAATGGCTTCTTCCTACAAGGTGCAGACAACAGCCCTGCAACGGCAAGTGCTTATAAGGGAATATTTAGCGCTCTTAACTGGGCTGGTGTACCCCTTGCTGCCAAGTTTTTGTTCCAACTCGTGTTTGCAGGAACAGCAGCAACGATTGTTTCGGGCGCTGTTGCCGAACGGATTAAGTTTGTTGACTTCCTGATTTTCAGCCTTTTGCTCGTAGGGATTGCCTACGCAATTACCGGTCACTGGATTTGGGGCGGTGGCTGGCTTTACAAGAAAGGTTTCTTTGATTTTGCAGGTTCCACAGTAGTTCACTCCGTTGGTGGATGGGCAGCATTGATGGGGGCTGCATTGCTTGGACCGCGTATTGGTAAATATCAGGATGGGCAAATTGTTGCCTTACCCGGTCACAACATGAGCATCGCCACCTTAGGTTGTTTAATTCTGTGGTTGGGCTGGTTTGGTTTTAACCCAGGTTCCACAATGGCTGCAGATCCCAATGCTATCACTCACATTGCTTTAACAACCAACATGGCAGGTGCTGTTGGTGGAATTGCCGCCACAATCACAGCTTGGCTGTACTTGGGTAAACCAGACCTTTCCATGATTATTAATGGTATTCTGGCTGGTTTGGTTGCTGTCACCGCACCCTGTGCTTTTGTCACGATTCCGAGTTCCTTTATCATTGGTCTTGTAGCTGGAGTTTTGGTTGTTTTCTCCGTCACCTTCTTTGACAGAATTGGTATTGATGACCCTGTAGGAGCCACCTCCGTTCACCTCGTATGTGGTATTTGGGGAACTCTAGCAGTAGGTTTGTTTGCCGTAGGTACTGGTAGTGCTGCCTTCCCCTGGTATACAGACGGTCTTGGTCCAGCTAAAGGTTTGTTTGCAGGTGGTGGCTTGGGACAACTAGGCGTTCAGTTTCTGGGCGTCCTGACTGTTGGGGGTATCACTGTTCTCCTCAGCACAATCTTCTGGCTTGCACTGAAAGCCACTTTGGGTATCAGAGTTTCTAGAGAAGAAGAAATCGAAGGCTTGGATATTGGCGAACACGGTATGGAAGCTTATAGCGGATTCGTCAAAGAAGCTGGTGCAACCGGATTTACAGAAGCGGGTATCCATTCAGCTGCAGTTGCTCGCTCAGGCGACATACCTAATACGTTGTAA